In Trifolium pratense cultivar HEN17-A07 linkage group LG7, ARS_RC_1.1, whole genome shotgun sequence, a genomic segment contains:
- the LOC123895180 gene encoding uncharacterized protein LOC123895180 isoform X2, giving the protein MESNATPHEDEDEYVLLDLDGVCGLIDIPPNANYVLTVGEYEETIGTCIAFSEQDTPVVHEETGPSETNLFPGTRLIDSSQPSTKQVKPVCQLHKILKFKLSPDSEIRTTEEAN; this is encoded by the exons ATGGAGTCAAATGCAACACCACATGAGGATGAAGATGAGTATGTTTTGCTTGATTTGGATGGTGTGTGTGGCCTAATTGATATTCCACCAAATGCTAACTATGTTCTTACT GTTGGGGAATATGAGGAGACAATTGGAACATGCATCGCCTTTTCAGAACAAG ATACACCAGTGGTTCATGAAGAGACAGGACCATCTGAAACCAACCTATTTCCTGGAACAAGACTAATCGATTCAAGTCAACCTTCGACAAAACAAGTCAAACCTGTATGTCAGCTTCATAAGATTCTCAAGTTTAAATTATCACCTGATTCTGAAATTCGCACAACTGAGGAGGCCAATTGA
- the LOC123896472 gene encoding uncharacterized protein LOC123896472: MNSHLSMFIFLITLLTISSFSSSQPSYKDHCSSIITESTPKNLIIHNSFPLGGYFTGGSGIIHDETSFIKYSSFYLSNIQIHETINTDLFKVESTVSFRTKPNTVYYHVSNFSYGDKRSYRSQRHFRSNYVTFKLEGFWSKSSGKVCMVGTGISYSETGDSLDHDAVLKLNNVFDSSNITSFISGSLESLNSEKGDEKNHYFETISLMMFSKANYSYSLDSKEVENEFSFESEVSEKKGLSLNPYSSSFCSLPLSRALKRLQLEYTHECNSPKNCSPVVSDQLPYMMSLKGAECSHTDNKHRLKVLMVFSNKSDYWIEKGFNPKTMLIGEGWWDEKKNALHVVACHFIGIMKSSWDGTRIGDCSVRLRLSFPSVWSIENTNNIVGKIWSNKTANDPNYFKMITFRIFDDARVGYRASKYEYSKLEKVKKSCPTHKVVENKGRTIFPNVYSYDMRFDMSVRDIESNIKVAFGSSAPLSVGEQIYDVPAYTSNFTAESPMVMFNNASLFNISYKITIFSNATLYNRNSVFNLSSYRVKISAEGIYDARTGTLCMIGCRNLNSKAGTPLAGSVDCEILLKFQFPSLDTTNGSHIKGSIESMRKKSDHLYFKSLEVSSYAIYSETAIKAVWRMDMEIIMVLISTTLSCVFMALQLYHVKRNPNALPLISISMISILTLGHMIPLVLNFEAILAQDPNNKNFVFGYVGWLEVNEIAVRIITMVAFLLQFRLLQLTWSSRKTNESENRLWIAERKATYVTFPLYAAGLLISLLLKLKRDDFQNDTSWEKMKSYGGLVLDGFLLPQVILNLFSNMNENVLSCSFYFGTTFVRLLPHAYDLYRAHNYARLSDGSYFYANPNADFYSTTWDIVIPLGGILFAVIIYLQQRFGAQCVIPQRFKGSEYEKVSVVAESEA, from the coding sequence ATGAATTCTCATCTCTCCATGTTCATCTTTCTTATCACTCTCTTAACAATCTCTTCTTTTTCCTCATCACAACCTTCTTACAAAGATCACTGTTCTTCCATAATCACAGAGTCAACTCCCAAAAACCTCATCATCCATAACTCTTTCCCTCTTGGAGGTTACTTCACAGGAGGTTCTGgaatcatccatgatgaaacttCCTTCATCAAATACTCTTCCTTTTACCTTTCAAACATACAAATCCATGAAACTATAAACACTGACTTGTTCAAAGTTGAATCCACTGTTTCATTCagaaccaaaccaaacacaGTTTACTATCATGTATCAAACTTTAGCTATGGTGACAAACGAAGTTATAGAAGTCAACGCCACTTCCGATCAAATTATGTAACTTTCAAGCTTGAAGGGTTTTGGTCAAAATCATCAGGAAAAGTTTGCATGGTTGGAACAGGAATTAGTTATTCTGAAACAGGTGATTCTCTTGATCATGATGCTGTTTTAAAGCTTAACAATGTTTTCGATTCAAGTAACATCACTAGTTTCATTAGTGGAAGCTTAGAGAGTTTGAATTCTGAAAAGGGTGATGAGAAAAATCattactttgaaaccatttcttTAATGATGTTTTCAAAAGCAAATTATAGTTATAGTTTGGATTCtaaagaagttgaaaatgaaTTCTCTTTTGAAAGTGAAGTTTCTGAGAAAAAGGGTTTGTCACTAAATCCATATTCATCAAGTTTTTGTTCATTACCACTCTCAAGAGCCCTTAAAAGACTTCAACTAGAGTACACTCATGAATGCAATTCTCCAAAGAATTGCAGTCCTGTAGTTAGTGATCAATTGCCATATATGATGTCTTTGAAAGGTGCTGAATGTTCTCATACAGATAATAAACATAGGTTGaaggttttgatggttttttcaaataaaagtgATTATTGGATTGAAAAAGGTTTCAATCCGAAAACTATGTTGATAGGGGAAGGATGGTGGGATGAGAAGAAAAATGCTTTACATGTAGTTGCTTGTCATTTCATTGGAATCATGAAATCATCTTGGGATGGAACTCGTATTGGCGATTGCTCGGTAAGATTAAGATTGAGTTTCCCTTCGGTTTGGTCAATCGAAAATACTAATAACATAGTTGGAAAAATTTGGAGTAACAAAACTGCTAATGATCCAAACTACTTCAAGATGATAACATTTAGAATTTTCGACGATGCTAGGGTTGGATATAGAGCGTCCAAGTACGAGTATAGCAAGCTTGAAAAAGTTAAGAAATCATGTCCAACACACAAGGTTGTAGAGAACAAAGGGAGAACAATATTTCCAAATGTTTATTCTTATGATATGAGATTTGATATGTCAGTTAGAGATATAGAGTCCAATATAAAAGTAGCATTTGGTTCTTCGGCTCCTTTATCTGTTGGTGAGCAAATTTATGATGTTCCTGCTTATACTTCAAACTTCACAGCAGAATCTCCTATGGTGATGTTCAACAATGCTAGCTTGTTTAACATTAGCTACAAGATTACCATATTTTCCAATGCAACTTTATATAACAGGAATTCAGTGTTTAATTTGTCTTCTTATAGAGTGAAGATTTCTGCAGAAGGAATTTATGATGCTAGAACAGGAACTTTGTGTATGATTGGTTGCCGCAATCTCAACTCGAAAGCTGGAACACCATTAGCTGGATCTGTTGACTGTGAGATTCTATTGAAGTTTCAGTTTCCATCATTGGATACAACAAATGGAAGCCACATTAAAGGAAGCATCGAAAGCATGCGCAAAAAATCAGATCATCTTTACTTCAAAAGTTTAGAGGTATCTTCATATGCAATTTACTCTGAAACGGCAATAAAAGCTGTTTGGAGAATGGATATGGAGATTATCATGGTTCTGATATCTACCACTTTATCATGTGTTTTCATGGCATTGCAACTATACCATGTGAAGAGAAATCCTAATGCGCTTCCCTTAATCTCAATTTCCATGATCTCAATTCTCACATTAGGTCACATGATACCACTTGTTCTCAATTTTGAAGCAATTCTTGCTCAAGATCCTAACAACAAAAACTTTGTGTTTGGATATGTTGGATGGCTTGAAGTTAATGAAATAGCTGTAAGGATAATCACTATGGTAGctttcttgttgcaattccgcCTCCTTCAACTAACTTGGTCATCAAGAAAGACTAACGAAAGCGAGAATAGACTCTGGATTGCTGAGAGAAAGGCTACCTATGTAACTTTCCCCTTGTATGCAGCTGGATTATTGATTTCATTGCTtttgaagttgaaaagagaTGATTTTCAAAATGATACATCTTGGGAGAAAATGAAATCGTACGGTGGTTTGGTATTGGATGGATTTCTTCTGCCGCAAGTCATTCTAAACCTGTTTTCAAATATGAATGAGAATGTTCTTTCATGTTCATTTTACTTTGGAACTACTTTTGTTAGACTTTTGCCACATGCATATGATCTTTACAGGGCTCATAATTATGCTCGACTCAGCGATGGATCGTACTTCTATGCAAATCCAAATGCAGATTTTTACTCCACTACTTGGGATATTGTCATTCCTTTGGGAGGTATCCTATTTGCTGTCATTATCTACTTGCAGCAACGTTTTGGTGCTCAATGTGTTATACCTCAAAGATTCAAAGGGTCAGAATATGAAAAGGTGTCTGTAGTGGCTGAATCAGAAGCTTAA
- the LOC123896470 gene encoding uncharacterized protein LOC123896470 yields the protein MIMKSLPLILFFLFTFFSFNPLFSLASKPSYKDHCGSIIPETPPTIKLKSNSFPLSDKNTGDYIGGDSIINVDVSWNKFSLYFPPRNTYATSHPHIFKIAATISFRSTIDDSHFQRGYLTFKLDGFWSQSSGNVCMVGKSKGVSKKGDSLNLDVVFKLNNVFNSSNITSLISGSLESLSSEKGDEKNHYFEPISLMMFPKANYNYSLDSKEVENEFSFDSDDDEEGLSLNFDSKSFCSYPLSSAIKRLQLEYTDECNSSKNCAIISGSSSDQLPSQISLKAIECSPHAKKHRIRVLVEFSNSVDYYWNRHNQSFNTKTKLIGEGWWDEKKNMLCLVLCHFTGTSTSTSLDETHVGDCSIRL from the coding sequence ATGATCATGAAATCTCTTCCTTTAatacttttctttctcttcactttcttctccttcaaccCTTTATTCTCATTAGCCTCAAAACCCTCTTACAAAGACCATTGTGGTTCTATCATCCCAGAAACACCTCCAACAATCAAACTCAAATCCAACTCTTTTCCCTTAAGTGATAAAAATACAGGTGACTACATAGGAGGTGATAGTATCATCAATGTTGATGTTTCTTGGAACAAGTTTTCCTTATACTTTCCACCAAGAAACACATATGCAACTTCACACCCTCATATTTTCAAAATTGCAGCCACTATATCATTCAGAAGCACCATTGATGATTCACATTTTCAAAGAGGTTACTTGACCTTCAAGCTAGATGGTTTTTGGTCTCAATCATCAGGCAATGTTTGCATGGTTGGAAAAAGCAAAGGTGTTTCCAAAAAAGGTGATTCTCTTAATCTTGATGTTGTTTTTAAGCTTAACAATGTCTTCAATTCAAGTAACATCACTAGCTTAATTAGTGGAAGCTTAGAGAGTTTGAGTTCTGAAAAGGGTGATGAGAAAAATCATTACTTTGAACCAATTTCTTTAATGATGTTTCCAAAAGCTAATTACAATTATAGTTTGGATTCtaaagaagttgaaaatgagtTCTCTTTtgatagtgatgatgatgaggaaggTTTATCACTAAACTTTGATTCAAAGAGTTTTTGTTCATATCCACTCTCAAGTGCTATTAAAAGACTTCAACTAGAGTACACTGATGAGTGCAATTCTTCAAAGAATTGTGCTATAATTAGTGGAAGTTCTAGTGATCAATTGCCATCACAAATCTCTTTGAAAGCCATTGAATGTTCTCCTCATGCTAAGAAGCATAGGATTAGAGTTTTGGTTGAATTTTCAAATAGTGTTGATTACTATTGGAATAGGCATAACCAAAGCTTCAATACCAAAACTAAGTTAATAGGAGAAGGATGGTGGGATGAGAAGAAAAATATGTTGTGTTTGGTTCTTTGCCATTTCACTGGCACAAGCACATCTACATCCTTGGATGAAACTCATGTTGGTGATTGTTCAATAAGATTGTGA
- the LOC123896471 gene encoding uncharacterized protein LOC123896471, with the protein MITFRNDYDYLGVGGQDLKYEYSQLEKVKQSCSTQKVVENKGESYPDAYSYDMRFDMSVRESKKKVAWGSSSPLFVDDQYQSSSFVSFSRSEFDTGILNNINGGLFNISYKISLSAMSSSPFDKNSLFNMSYYYSVKILAEGVYDSRDGTLCMVGCRNLVSNNGTPTTERSLDCEVLMKFQFPSLDTKGKSHIKGSIESMRQKSDPLYFKQLEVSAVAYYIQEARRNVCRLDIEVIMALVSTTLACIFIGLQLHHVKRNPNVLPFISIFMMSILTLGHMIPLVLNFEALLARNPNDKAFVLGYVEKWLEVNEISVRLITMVAFLLQFRLLYITWSSRKTNESGNNLWIAEKKASYVTFPLYAAGLLIALLLKLKKDRDSVTSAYHGYQQHDSSWENIKSYGGLVLDGFLVPQVILNLFSNTNENVLSFSFYFGTTFVRLLPHAYDLYRTHNYADEDSNSYYYADPSQDFYSTSWDIFIPLVGIVFAIIIYLQQRFGAQCVLPRKFKGSKGYAKVPESEGEVETTNL; encoded by the coding sequence ATGATAACATTTAGGAATGATTATGACTATCTTGGTGTGGGGGGTCAAGACTTAAAGTATGAGTATAGCCAACTTGAAAAAGTTAAACAATCATGTTCAACGCAGAAGGTTGTTGAGAACAAGGGGGAAAGCTATCCAGATGCATATTCATATGACATGAGATTCGATATGTCGGTTAGAgagtccaaaaaaaaagtagcttGGGGTTCTTCATCTCCCTTATTTGTTGATGATCAGTATCaatcttcatcttttgtttctttctcaAGAAGTGAATTTGATACCGGAATCTTGAACAATATTAATGGTGGCTTGTTTAACATTAGCTACAAGATTAGCCTCTCAGCGATGTCTTCTTCACCTTTTGACAAGAACTCCTTGTTTAATATGTCTTATTATTATTCGGTGAAGATTTTGGCAGAAGGAGTTTATGATTCCAGAGATGGAACCTTGTGTATGGTAGGTTGCCGCAACCTTGTCTCAAACAATGGAACACCAACAACAGAACGTTCATTGGACTGCGAGGTTCTGATGAAATTTCAGTTCCCTTCTTTAGATACAAAGGGTAAGAGCCACATTAAGGGAAGTATTGAAAGCATGCGCCAAAAATCTGATCCTCTTTACTTCAAACAATTAGAGGTATCCGCGGTAGCATATTACATCCAAGAAGCAAGAAGAAATGTTTGTAGATTGGATATAGAAGTCATCATGGCTCTGGTATCTACAACTCTAGCATGCATTTTCATCGGATTGCAACTCCACCATGTGAAGAGAAACCCTAATGTGCTTCCCTTCATCTCAATTTTCATGATGTCGATTCTCACATTAGGTCACATGATACCACTTGTTCTCAATTTCGAAGCACTTCTGGCTAGAAATCCTAACGACAAAGCCTTTGTTTTAGGATATGTTGAAAAATGGCTTGAAGTTAATGAAATAAGTGTGAGGCTAATCACCATGGTAGCTTTCTTGCTGCAATTCCGTCTCCTGTATATAACTTGGTCGTCAAGAAAGACTAACGAAAGCGGGAACAACCTCTGGATTGCCGAGAAAAAGGCTTCTTATGTGACTTTCCCCTTGTATGCAGCCGGATTATTGATTGCGTTGTTGTTGAAGTTAAAAAAGGATAGAGATTCGGTTACCTCAGCGTACCATGGCTACCAACAACATGATTCTTCTTGGGAGAACATAAAATCTTATGGTGGTTTGGTATTGGATGGCTTTCTTGTGCCACAAGTCATCCTAAACTTGTTTTCAAATACAAATGAGAAtgttctttcattttcattttactttGGAACTACTTTTGTGAGACTCTTGCCACATGCCTACGATCTTTACCGGACTCATAATTATGCTGACGAAGATAGTAACTCATACTACTATGCTGATCCAAGCCAAGATTTTTACTCAACTTCTTGGGATATTTTCATTCCTTTGGTAGGTATTGTATTTGCTATCATTATCTACTTGCAGCAACGTTTTGGCGCTCAATGCGTTCTTCCTCGGAAATTCAAAGGATCAAAGGGATATGCAAAGGTGCCTGAATCAGAAGGAGAAGTAGAGACAACCAACTTGTAA
- the LOC123895176 gene encoding putative ubiquitin-conjugating enzyme E2 38, which yields MDPDVVEIPPPIHQTPSRFKKQKQTVFHDVIDLEGDDDLLVLGETSRKRRNKGKAVVSPGLTTITDEPENETLKKLRSFKQFETVVDISDHHYVTNNSSMKQNPKSWAKKIQDEWKILEKHLPETIYVRVFESRMDLLRAVIIGAEGTPYQDGLFFFDVLFPSGYPNVPPQVHYHAGGLRLNPNLYGNGNVCLSLLNTWSGSRNEKWTPGVSTMLQVLVSIQGLILNAKPYFNEPGYASTSGTQNGEAQSLKYNENTFILSVRTMMYTMKKPPKNFEDLVAGHFYSRAHDILASCKAYMEGVQVGCLVKGGVQDVDEDGGKSSDKFKADLLKYVKLLVKEFEKLGVKDCKKFISPTPTPLKLTTPKPTPSKLRTTRGKK from the exons ATGGATCCTGATGTTGTTGAAATTCCTCCTCCAATTCACCAAACACCTTCCAGATTCAAGAAGCAGAAACAG ACTGTTTTCCATGATGTGATTGACCTCGAAGGCGATGACGATTTATTGGTACTTGGTGAAACATCTCGTAAAAGAAGAAATAAGGGGAAGGCAGTGGTTTCCCCAGGTTTGACGACGATCACAGATGAACCTGAAAATGAAACTTTGAAGAAACTTCGTAGTTTTAAGCAATTTGAAACTGTCGTTGACATTTCCGACCATCACTATGTTACAAATAATTCCTCCATGAAGCAA AATCCAAAGAGTTGGGCTAAAAAAATCCAGGATGAGTGGAAGATTTTGGAGAAGCATTTACCAG AAACAATATATGTGAGAGTCTTCGAATCAAGGATGGATCTCTTGAGGGCTGTGATTATTGGGGCAGAAGGGACTCCTTACCAGGACGGTCTTTTCTTTTTCGACGTTCTGTTTCCCAGTGGCTATCCCAATGTACCCCCG CAAGTCCACTATCATGCTGGAGGTCTTCGGCTTAACCCGAATTTGTATGGGAATGGCAATGTATGTCTCAGTCTACTTAACACCTGGTCTGGCAGTAGGAATGAGAAATGGACTCCAGGTGTTTCAACAATGCTACAGGTTCTAGTCTCCATACAAGGTCTGATCTTGAATGCAAAGCCTTACTTTAATGAACCTGGATATGCAAGTACGAGTGGCACACAAAATGGTGAAGCGCAGTCCCTGAAGTATAATGAGAATACATTCATTCTATCAGTGAGGACAATGATGTATACGATGAAAAAGCCTCCAAAG AATTTTGAAGATCTTGTTGCGGGGCATTTCTACAGCCGAGCACATGATATTCTGGCGTCATGTAAAGCATACATGGAAGGTGTTCAAGTTGGTTGTTTGGTGAAAGGTGGTGTTCAAGATGTTGATGAGGATGGAGGAAAAAGCTCAGATAAATTTAAGGCTGATTTACTTAAATATGTCAAGCTTCTTGTCAAAGAGTTTGAAAAACTTGGAGTGAAGGACTGTAAAAAATTCATATCTCCGACACCGACCCCTTTGAAACTGACTACTCCGAAACCGACTCCTTCGAAACTGCGTACCACTCGCGGTAAAAAGTGA
- the LOC123895177 gene encoding putative ubiquitin-conjugating enzyme E2 38 isoform X2 — MDPEVVEIPPPIHQKPSRFKKQKQQTVVHNVIDLDGDDNSLVLGKTSRKRTNKGKAVVPPGLTSITDEPENETLKKLQSFKQFDTVVNTSDHHYVKNKSTIKQNPTSWAKKIQEEWKILEKHLPETIFVRVYESRMDLLRAVIIGSEGTPYQDGLFFFDVFFPGGYPNEPPHVHYHSRGLRLNPNLYSSGKVCLSLLNTWSGSKNEKWTPGVSTMLQVLVSIQGLILNAKPYFNEPGFANSRGTQNGEAQSLKYNENTFILSVRTMKYTMKNPPKNFEDLVVGHFFSRAHDILASCKAYMEGVQVGCLAKGGVQDVDEDGGKNSDKFKADLFGYVKPLVKEFKTIGVKDCQKFLLRLLQNRLL, encoded by the exons ATGGATCCTGAAGTTGTTGAAATTCCTCCTCCAATTCACCAAAAACCTTCCAGATTCAAAAAGCAGAAACAACAG ACTGTTGTCCATAATGTGATTGACCTTGACGGTGATGACAATTCATTGGTACTTGGCAAAACATCTCGTAAAAGAACAAATAAGGGGAAGGCAGTGGTTCCCCCAGGTTTGACATCAATCACTGATGAACCCGAAAATGAAACTCTGAAGAAACTTCAAAGTTTTAAGCAATTCGACACTGTCGTTAACACTTCCGACCATCACTATGTTAAAAATAAGTCCACCATTAAGCAa AATCCAACGAGTTGGGCTAAAAAAATCCAGGAAGAGTGGAAAATTTTGGAGAAGCATTTGCCGG AAACAATATTTGTGAGAGTCTACGAATCAAGGATGGATCTCTTGAGGGCTGTGATTATTGGATCAGAAGGGACTCCTTACCAAGACGGTCTTTTCTTTTTCGACGTTTTCTTTCCCGGTGGCTATCCCAATGAACCCCCG CATGTACACTATCACTCTAGAGGTCTTCGGCTCAACCCGAATTTGTATAGTTCTGGCAAAGTATGTCTTAGTCTACTTAACACCTGGTCTGGCAGTAAGAATGAGAAATGGACTCCAGGTGTTTCAACAATGCTACAGGTTCTAGTCTCCATACAAGGTCTGATCTTGAATGCAAAGCCTTACTTTAATGAACCTGGATTTGCAAATTCGCGTGGCACTCAAAATGGTGAAGCGCAGTCCCTGAAGTATAACGAGAATACATTCATTCTATCAGTGAGGACAATGAAGTATACGATGAAAAATCCACCAAAG aATTTTGAAGACCTTGTTGTGGGGCATTTCTTCAGCCGAGCACACGATATTCTGGCGTCATGTAAAGCATACATGGAAGGTGTTCAAGTTGGTTGTTTGGCGAAAGGTGGTGTTCAAGACGTTGATGAGGATGGGGGAAAAAACTCAGATAAATTTAAGGCTGATTTATTTGGATATGTCAAGCCTCTTGTCAAAGAGTTTAAAACAATTGGAGTGAAGGACTGCCAGAAATTCTTGCTCCGACTCCTCCAGAACCGACTCCTCTGA
- the LOC123895180 gene encoding general transcription factor 3C polypeptide 6-like isoform X1 — protein MESNATPHEDEDEYVLLDLDGVCGLIDIPPNANYVLTGLDTLNPVLIIDDRFKLVGEYEETIGTCIAFSEQDTPVVHEETGPSETNLFPGTRLIDSSQPSTKQVKPVCQLHKILKFKLSPDSEIRTTEEAN, from the exons ATGGAGTCAAATGCAACACCACATGAGGATGAAGATGAGTATGTTTTGCTTGATTTGGATGGTGTGTGTGGCCTAATTGATATTCCACCAAATGCTAACTATGTTCTTACT GGCCTTGATACTTTAAACCCAGTATTGATCATTGATGACAGATTTAAGCTG GTTGGGGAATATGAGGAGACAATTGGAACATGCATCGCCTTTTCAGAACAAG ATACACCAGTGGTTCATGAAGAGACAGGACCATCTGAAACCAACCTATTTCCTGGAACAAGACTAATCGATTCAAGTCAACCTTCGACAAAACAAGTCAAACCTGTATGTCAGCTTCATAAGATTCTCAAGTTTAAATTATCACCTGATTCTGAAATTCGCACAACTGAGGAGGCCAATTGA
- the LOC123895177 gene encoding putative ubiquitin-conjugating enzyme E2 38 isoform X1 produces the protein MIIIMVYFCSCFMDPEVVEIPPPIHQKPSRFKKQKQQTVVHNVIDLDGDDNSLVLGKTSRKRTNKGKAVVPPGLTSITDEPENETLKKLQSFKQFDTVVNTSDHHYVKNKSTIKQNPTSWAKKIQEEWKILEKHLPETIFVRVYESRMDLLRAVIIGSEGTPYQDGLFFFDVFFPGGYPNEPPHVHYHSRGLRLNPNLYSSGKVCLSLLNTWSGSKNEKWTPGVSTMLQVLVSIQGLILNAKPYFNEPGFANSRGTQNGEAQSLKYNENTFILSVRTMKYTMKNPPKNFEDLVVGHFFSRAHDILASCKAYMEGVQVGCLAKGGVQDVDEDGGKNSDKFKADLFGYVKPLVKEFKTIGVKDCQKFLLRLLQNRLL, from the exons atgataataataatggtTTATTTTTG TTCTTGCTTCATGGATCCTGAAGTTGTTGAAATTCCTCCTCCAATTCACCAAAAACCTTCCAGATTCAAAAAGCAGAAACAACAG ACTGTTGTCCATAATGTGATTGACCTTGACGGTGATGACAATTCATTGGTACTTGGCAAAACATCTCGTAAAAGAACAAATAAGGGGAAGGCAGTGGTTCCCCCAGGTTTGACATCAATCACTGATGAACCCGAAAATGAAACTCTGAAGAAACTTCAAAGTTTTAAGCAATTCGACACTGTCGTTAACACTTCCGACCATCACTATGTTAAAAATAAGTCCACCATTAAGCAa AATCCAACGAGTTGGGCTAAAAAAATCCAGGAAGAGTGGAAAATTTTGGAGAAGCATTTGCCGG AAACAATATTTGTGAGAGTCTACGAATCAAGGATGGATCTCTTGAGGGCTGTGATTATTGGATCAGAAGGGACTCCTTACCAAGACGGTCTTTTCTTTTTCGACGTTTTCTTTCCCGGTGGCTATCCCAATGAACCCCCG CATGTACACTATCACTCTAGAGGTCTTCGGCTCAACCCGAATTTGTATAGTTCTGGCAAAGTATGTCTTAGTCTACTTAACACCTGGTCTGGCAGTAAGAATGAGAAATGGACTCCAGGTGTTTCAACAATGCTACAGGTTCTAGTCTCCATACAAGGTCTGATCTTGAATGCAAAGCCTTACTTTAATGAACCTGGATTTGCAAATTCGCGTGGCACTCAAAATGGTGAAGCGCAGTCCCTGAAGTATAACGAGAATACATTCATTCTATCAGTGAGGACAATGAAGTATACGATGAAAAATCCACCAAAG aATTTTGAAGACCTTGTTGTGGGGCATTTCTTCAGCCGAGCACACGATATTCTGGCGTCATGTAAAGCATACATGGAAGGTGTTCAAGTTGGTTGTTTGGCGAAAGGTGGTGTTCAAGACGTTGATGAGGATGGGGGAAAAAACTCAGATAAATTTAAGGCTGATTTATTTGGATATGTCAAGCCTCTTGTCAAAGAGTTTAAAACAATTGGAGTGAAGGACTGCCAGAAATTCTTGCTCCGACTCCTCCAGAACCGACTCCTCTGA